The DNA segment TTATCGCCTTAGATGTCGCCTCTTGCTCTATTCTTGAAAACGGAAAATATAATTATGACGGCAAAAAGCTTTCGGCGCAGGAATTGGTGGATGTTTATGCTCAGATGGTCAAAAAATATCCGGTCATTTCCATTGAAGACGGCTTAGAAGAAAATGATTGGGACGGCTGGCAAGAGATGACCCAAAAAATCGGCAATGACCTTCAGCTGGTTGGCGACGACCTTTTCGTGACCAATGTTAAGCGGCTGGCGGATGGCATTAAAAGGAAGGTAGCGAATTCCATCTTAATCAAAGTTAATCAGATCGGAAGCCTCTCTGAAACATTAGATGCCATCAAGCTTGCTAAAGATAATAAATACACATCGATCATTTCTCACCGTTCCGGCGAAACGGAAGATACGACCATCGCGCATTTGGCGGTGGCGACTGGCGTCGGACAGATCAAGACAGGATCGCTATCGCGAACTGATCGCATCGCTAAATATAACGAACTTTTGCGTATTGAAGAAGAATTAGGCCCTAAAGCCGTGTACGCTGGCCCGTTATGGGGAAAAATTTATTAGAGCTATCAGTCGTCAGTCCTCAGCCATCAGCCTTTGCTGAAGACTGAAAGCTGAAAGCTGAAAGCTAAGATGTTAAAAAATGCTTTCTGGCTTTTTACGGTTGCGGCGATCTTACTTGTGGTCTTTTTGCCGTCGTATACAAAGATGCAAGACTTGCGGCAAAGAAACGCTGATTACGCCCAGCAGATGCAACATTTAAAAGAAGAAAACAAATACTTAACGGAAGAAAAGCGGCGCTTAGAAAAAGACCCTGTTTATTTAGAGAAGGTTGCGCGCGAAAAGATGGGGATTGTCCGCGACGGCGAAGTGGTTTATAAGATAACGCCGGTTCAGCAAAATAAAGTTGTAACGCCGAAACAAAGATAAAATTTATTCAGCACCCATATCGCGGGGTGGAGCAGTCCGGTAGCTCGTCAGGCTCATAACCTGAAGGTCACAGGTTCAAATCCTGTCCCCGCAACCAACTTAACCCTTTGTAGGCCTAGCGCTTGCAAAGGGTTTCGTTTTTGTGCCTTCCGTCAAAATCCCGCCGTGCTAGCACTGTGCTAGCAAAATAAATTTTCCTTCGGAATCAGTGGAGCCAATTACCCATTGTTTGATAATGGTGTATTATGTTTGAGGATTTTGGTATCATTGAATAAACCGCATTAACGAAAATGTGAGGACGATTTGATCAGGGCAGGAGTTTTAACCAAAAGAGAGAAGCTTTGTTTAAAGTATCGCTGGGAGTTCTTGAGAAGAAACAGGGAATACCAGAAAGACTACCGCTACATCACTATAAATCTTAAAGTCACAGATATTATCCGCAATCAATATCCGAAACACCTTGTTGATGAGGCCTTAAGTATCCTTTCAAAATGGGATTTATTAAATCTTATCCCTCCCGGGTTGTCATTCAATGCTCTTCTTGAAAGTGACAAAAAGCTAAAGAGTTTTCACATGGATTCCTTGTTTGTGAATGATTTTGCCATTGATATGTATGACTCTCCGGATTCCTTGAGCCCAAAGGATCTCTACATTAAAGGTTCGCTGGTGAGGATATACGTTAATATGAGATTTCCTAAAGAGAAAATACTCGACGAGTTTGAGCTGTTAGTCGATAAGTGGCAGAAGCCATTGAAAAAGATGATGAAGAAAGTTTTTCATGATAAGCCGGAAAAAAGATTGCAGATCAGTCAATATGAAAAGTACTTAAAAGTGTATGATTCTCATAGAAAAGGAATGTCCATGGCCCAATTGGCCAAGAAATTTTATCCCGGCTATATCGAATCATCAGGGAAAGACTATGCTGAGCGAAAAGTTTTAAGAGACATTAACGGCTGTCTGCGTTTGATTCACGGAGGGTACAAACAAATAAGGTAACCACCTTGTTTGTCAATGACACACGTTGTTTGGTCAAGTAAAGTGATCCTGTAACCACAAGTTGCAGGATTTTTTTATTTTATCGAGGAGGAAGTGATGATCAAGCTAACAGAAATTGAGATTGTGCCAGTAAGACCCAATAAGGGGTTGGTTGCATTCGCGTCGTTTATTCTCAATGATTCGTTTTTTATCGGCGATGTGGCCATTTACACGCGCATCGATCAGCCCGGATACAGGCTGGTTTATCCGGTGAGATATTTAGTCACCGGATTAAGAGTCCATTGTTTTAAACCGATTCATAAATCGGCGGCGGATGATATTGAAAACCAAGTCAGCCGTTACTATGAAAACTTGATTGAGAAAGCGAAGAAGACGGAAGGAACACCTCATGATCGATTATCAGAAATTGATTAAGAATGTGCCCGATGAATTAAAGAAGTTGCCCAATTGGGTCGGGTGCAAGATTGTGCCCAGCAAAGACCGGCCGGGTAAGACCGATAAAATCCCCATGAATGCCTTGACCGGCGCCCACGCTAAGTCCAACGACCCCTCCACGTGGACAGATTTTGAATCCGCATTAGATTTATCCATTCAACGTAAATACGATGCCATTGGTTTTGTGTTTCGACCACCGTATGTCGGTGTTGATTGTGATGAATGCCGCAAGGATGGAAAAATTTCTGATAAGGCGCAAGGCATTTTAAAACGGATTAACTGCTATACAGAAATTTCTCCAAGCGGCACAGGCGTTCATTCGATTTGTAAAGGAGAAATTAGCCGGGCCCTCAATCAGTCAAAGAAGGGTCTGGAAATTTATACTAACGGCCGGTTTTTTACCGTCACTGGCGATCGATTAGAAGAGTACCCAGCAGTAATAGAAGATCACACAGCATTCTTAAATCAGTTAATCGAGGAATATTCACCCGCCAAGTCAAAGACAAAAAAATCGTCAAAGAAAAGTCATCGAAATACGGAAGAAGTTTTAAAAGCGATTGCCCAAAGCAAAGACGCGGATAAGTTCAGTCAGCTTTTTAACGGAGAATGGAAAGACAATTATGGATCGCAGAGCGAAGCAGATTTGGCGCTGTGCGGCAAATTGGCGTTTTGGACGGCGCGGGATCCGGCGCTCATAGATTCCATCTTCCGGCAATCGAAATTGTTTCGAGAGAAGTGGGATACAAAACACTATGCCGATGGCCGGACCTATGGCCAAGGTGTGATTGATGAGGCGATTAGTGGTTGTGATGAAGTTTTCACCTCAGCAAGACCAAAAATTTCTCAAGGCGAGATCATCACAAAAGAATGCGAAGAGCTCATCAAAGATTGCTTTCGCGATCAACAAGGGAGTTTCTATGTGGTGTTACCGATTAATCAGCATTTGGAAGTTTGCCAAACCAAAAGCACAAGATTCCGCAACTGGATAGCGAAAGGTTATCGCGCCAGACACAAAACCCCGCCTAATAGCGAATCCATTAATCAGGCCATTATTCAGTTGGAAGCCAAATGCGAAGACTCACGGCAAATCGAGCTTTTTAACCGTGTGGGTCATTACGGTGGAGCGATTTATTTCGACTTAACGACTCCGGATTGGCGGGGTGTACGCATTACGCCAAGCGGATGGGAGATCATTTATCTGCCGCCTATTTTCCGTCGTTATAGTCATCAAAATGAACAAGTCATGCCGGTATTAGGCGGCGATCCGAAAGACATCCTCCGGTTTTGTAATCTCAACGAGGATGACCAATGTCTTTTTATCGTGACTACGGCCACCTATTTTATTCCCAACATTCCTCATGTGATCATCAGCCAAAACGGTGAACAGGGGAGTGGAAAATCCTACAACAGCCGCGCGATCAAAAGGCTGGTTGATCCTTCCAAAGTTGAATTAATCTCTTCGCCCAAGGACCTCGAACAAGCACAAATGACTGCGGACAAACATTGGGTGAGCGCGTTCGACAATCTTTCCAAAATTATCGAGTGGTTCAGCGATTTTCTCTGCCGAGGTGTCACCGGCGAAGGCGACATGAAACGCAGCCTTTATACCAATGATGATGAATTTATCCGGTCCTATCGCCGCTGTTTCGTCATCAATGGCATCGGTAGTTTGATGTGGCGGCCGGATTTACTGGATCGTTCCATCCTCTTCGATATTCCGATTTTAAAAGATGGTCGCTCCGAGGAGCAGATTAACGAGGAATGGAGAAATGCTCTGCCGGGTATTTTAGGGGGTTTCTTCACCGCTATCTCAAAAGCCATGAATCATGTGAACAGTGTCACTGGTCATGAAAAATTCCGGATGGCCGACTATGTGCGCTGGGGCATGACGCTTGCGGATGAACTTGGATTTTCTCGTCAGGAATTCTTAAATAATTATAAGGAATCGGTTGACCATAAATGGGAAAACACGGCTGAGGAGAGTTCGTTAGTTAAGAGGTTGATGACTTTAGTCATGACCAATAACGGCGAG comes from the Candidatus Omnitrophota bacterium genome and includes:
- a CDS encoding septum formation initiator family protein, whose product is MLKNAFWLFTVAAILLVVFLPSYTKMQDLRQRNADYAQQMQHLKEENKYLTEEKRRLEKDPVYLEKVAREKMGIVRDGEVVYKITPVQQNKVVTPKQR